The following is a genomic window from Acidobacteriota bacterium.
GACACCGACGGCTCACCGACGCGACCGAGCACCAACCCGCCGAACCACGACACCTTCACCGGCCCACCGCGGTCCACGAGAAACGTCGCTGTCGATGGCGCGGCCTGTATCAACTCGGCACCAGCCAGAAAATGGCACGTCGCCTGCAGCGTATGCGCATCGACCGGCGCGTTGGTGAAGAAGTCGAAGTCTTCAGACTGACGGCTGGCGGTACGCAGTGCCAGCGCCGTCCCGCCATACAGGACGAACGAGGCCGGAAGCGATGCGCGGAATTCGTCCCAGAGCCGACGCTGCGCGGCGGGCAGGATCTCCACGTGTGGGGTGAACGTGGTCATTCGAAACGCCGCACGGGGAGCGGGCCGGCATCGCCGAGGCCGAGGCGATGGTGCCAGTAGTGCCAGGAGCGGACGTCGAAGATGCCGGGCGACGCCTGGAGAACGGCCGTCCGGAGGCGCGCAATCCCGTAGATGGCCTCAACAGCGTTCACGTCGTCGAGCGTCCCGAGCGTCATGACGCGCGCCAGGAAGTCGTCGAGGCGCTCCACCGCCCGTTCGGGCGTGTCCCACCAGACGACCCTCGATGCCATGCGCCGCACGTCGGCTCTCACGCAGGCAGGGTAGCTGAAAAGCCACGAAGCGGTTGAAGATACCCCGTGCGCATCCTGCTCGGCCTGCTGCTCCTCGGCGCCGTCCTGCTCGCTTCGTGGTTCGGCCTCTCGCAGAGCCGGTACGGGCGCGCGATCGGTCTGCTCGTGCGCATCGGCAAGCTCCAGGGCGTTGTCGCGCGGCACGTGGCCGGGTGGCAGCAGACGTCGGTCGAGCGGCAGATGCTGGCGTACACGGGACGCCACGGCGCCCGGGAGGCGCGGCTGTACCTGCCGCAGCGCGTGCGCACGCGGCCGCTCCTGCTGACAAGCGGCGTCCACGGGCTCGGCATCGACGAACCTCGGCTCGTCGAGTTCGCCGACGCACTCGCGCAATCGGGCACGCCCGTCATCACGCCGACGCTGCCGGATCTGAAGGAATACCTGATCACGCCGCGTCTCACCGACGACATCGAGGACGCGGCACTCGCCGTGCTCGCGTCGCCCGACGTGCCGCAAGCGCCGGACGGGCACGTCGGCCTGCTGGGCATCTCCTTCTCGGGCGGACTCTCGATCGTCGCCGCCGGACGCCCCGCCCTCCGCGATCGCGTGGCGTTCGTGTTCTCGATGGGCGGTCACGCCAGCCTGCCCGACGTGATGCGCTATCTGTGTACGGGCATCACGCCGGACGGCGTCCCCTATCCGCCACACGACTACGGCGGCGTGATCCTGCTCACCAACCTCGCCGGCGATCTCGTGCCGGAGGCGCAGGTGGCGCCGCTGCGCGCCGCCGTCCACCAGTTCCTGCACGCGTCGCACGTGGACATGTTCGACAAGGCGCAGGCACAAGTGGAGTTCGACCGGGCACGCGCGATGGAACAGACGCTGCCCGACAACGCCCGCTCGTTCATGTACCTCGTGAACACGCGCCACGCGGGCGAACTGGGTAAGCGCATACTCCCCTACATCGATCGATGGGGGCAGGAGGCCGCTCTCTCGCCCGTCAAGTCACCCGCGCCAACGGCCCCCGTCTTCGTCATGCACGCCCACGGCGACAACGTCGTGCCCGAGAGCGAGGCCCCCGCACTTGGCCGCTACCTGCGCGCGCAGGGCACCCCCACGCGCGTGTACGTCTCGACGATGATCGATCACGCCGAAGTCAAGCGCACTCCATCCCCCGGCGAACTGATCGCGCTCGTGCGACTGTGGGCCGAACTGCCCTGGTGATCGGGCAATGACGAATGCCCAATGACGAATGCAGAATTACTTCTGTCGCGCTTTCGTCCGTCCTGCGCGTGACGCTTCCCTGAGCGTGATCTTCTTTGTCGTGCGTGGCTTGCCGCCGCGGGTGCGGGGGATGCCGGATGGGGTCTTCGCGTGGCCGAACTGGACACCGGGTTGCGGGGCGGTGCTGGTGCGCGTGCGGGCCGGAGCGGGGCCGGGGGCGAGTCCGGCATCGGCACGGAGTTGCTGTACTTCGGCTGGACGCAGTTCGCGATACATCCCGGGCTTCATGCGGCGGTCGGTGAGCGTACCGATGCCCGTGCGCGCGAGGGTGATCACGGGCAGGCCGACGGCCTGGCACATGCGGCGCACCTGACGGTTACGCCCCTCGTGGATGACGATCTGGAGCAGCGACTGCTCGCCTGACTTCTTGGTGAAGCTCTCGATCACATGCACCTTGGCCGGTGCCGTGCGGCGGCCGTCGAGCGGCACGCCCGTCTCGAGCCTGGTCAGGACTTCGCGCGACGGCACGCCGAACACCCGGACTTCGTACACGCGCGGCACCTCATGGCGCGGGTGCGTGAGGCGATCGGCCAACTCACCGTCGTTGGTGAGCAGGATGAGTCCTTCGGAGTCGAAGTCCAGGCGCCCGACCGGGTACAGTCCCTGCCCCGCATCACCGAGCAGCGTCAACACCGTCGGACGACGCTGCGGGTCCGAGCGGGTCGTCACGTAGTTGACCGGCTTGTAGAGCAGGAGATACCGCTTCGCCACCGCCGTGTGCAGGCGACGGCCATCCACGTCGATACGGTCGGCATCCGGGTCGGCTTTGGCGCCGAGTTCGCTCACGACCTGTCCGTTCACGCGCACGCGGCCTTCGGCGATGAGCGTCTCGGCGACACGCCGCGACGCGACGCCGGAGGCCGACAGGATCTTCTGGAGTCGCTGGGCTGTCATGGCGTGCGGCGCTCCGCTCAGCGGTCCTCGTCCGGCGGCGCGTCGACGGCCTCGTCGGCATCGATGGCGACGCTGTCGTCCGCGACGTCGGCGGCAGGCATGGCGGCTGCCTGCAGTTCCGACTCTTCGAACAGCAGCGGCTCGACGGGCGGCGCATCGTCGAACGGCAGCGATACGCTCTCGTCCTCGTCGACGGGCGACGGCAGGTCGAAGCCGAGCGCCTCCGACATGTCCTCGACCTTGGGCAGGTCCGACAGATCGCGCAGGCCGAACTTGTCGAGGAACTCACGCGTGGTGCCGTACATGAACGGCCGCCCGACCACCTGCTTGCGCCCCACGATCTTCACGAGCTTGCGATCGAGCAGCGTGTTGAGCACGCCGGTGGTGGCGCTCACGCCGCGGATCTCGGCGATCTCACCTGACGTGACCGGCTGTTTGTACGCGATCACGGCCAGCGTCTCGAGCGCCTGCACCGACAGCTTCGACGTGGTGCGCTCCTTGAACAGCCGGCGCACCCATTCGTACAACTCGGGACGCGTGACGATCTGGTAGCCGCCGGCCACCTCCACCAGTTGCAGCCCGTCGGATCTGCCGTACGACTCGCGGACCTCGGCGAGCGCGGCTTGGATGTCCTCGCGCGGCTGATCGTCGAGCAGGCGGCCCATCGCCTTGAGCGTGAGCGGCTCCGGCGACGCGAAGATCAATGCCTCGACCACGGGCTTGAGCGGATGCGGCGCGCGCGGCGCGTTGGCCACCTCGTCGGGGTCGAACAGCTCCGGGTCCTGGAGGTCGCCGACGATCGGCTCGAACGGCCCTGCCTCCTCGGCGGGGGGCTCGATCTCGATCACGGCGTCTTCGACGTTCACGTCAGGGGTCTGCTCGTCGCTCATGACTGCGATCCGGGCGTGCCTTGCGGCGGCGCGGCAGGCTCATGGTGCTCGATCGGGCGGGGGGCATCGGCGGGCCTGTCACGGCGATACACGCGGATGGGTCCGCCGGAGCCGCTCTGGAACACGCGGAGCACCTTGAGACGAATCATCTCCAGAATGGCCAGGAAGGTCACGATCAGGTCGCCGCGCCCCGCCACATCGTCGAACAGTTCCTCGAAGCCCAGAGCCTCGACGCCGGCCAGGCGCACCATCAACTGCTCGATGCGCACCTCGAGCGGCATCTGCTCCATCGGCAGGTACACCGCCGGGCGCTGCCTGGCCCGCTCGACCACGGCCTTGAAGGCCGTCATGAGGCTGAACAGGTCGACTTCGAGCTCCGGTTCCTTGTCGAGACCTTCGCCCGCGAGCAGGGCGATACGCTCGTCTGGGCGGGCCCACTGCGCGCTGCGCACGGTCTCCTTGTCGTGGAGCAGTTCGGCCGCCGCCTTGAACTTCTGGTGCTCGACGAGCCGACGCACCAACGCGTCGCGCGGATCCTCTTCGGGCTCCTCCTGCTCGGGCGCCGGGCGCGGCAGCAGGCTGCGCGATTTGATGTGGATCAGCGTGGCCGCCATCACGAGGAAGTCGCCCGCGACGTCGAGCTGCAACTCCTCCATCAGCCCGATGTAGTCGAGGTACTGACGCGTGATGAGCGCAATCGGGATGTCGTAGATGTCGAGCTCGTGCTTCCTGATCAGGTGCAGCAGGAGATCGAGCGGGCCCTCGAACACTTCGAGCTTGACCGGAAAACGTTCGAGCCCGGAGTCCATGCCTTCGACTCCGTGCGGGCCTGCGGCTCGAACGTCGCTCACGGCAGGCTGTGGGTTGGAGGCGGACATCAGTAGGCCAGATGCAGCGTGTCGCGCACGCGGCGCATGGTCTCGACGGCCACGGCGCGCGCCTTGCGCGAGCCTTCGTGGATGATCTCGCGCACGCGTTCTGGGTTGGCGGCGAGATCCGCGCGCCGTTCGCGCAGGGGATCCATCGCGGCGTTGAGCGCCCGCGCGAGCTTCTTCTTCACTTCGACGTCGCCGACGCGGCCTTCGCGATAGCGGGTCTTCAGGTCCTCCACCTCGTCGCGATCCGGGTTGAATGCGTCGTGGTAGATGAACACGGGGTTGCCTTCGACGGTGCCCGGAATGTCGGCGCGCACGCGCTTGGGGTCCGTGTACATCTGCCGCACCTTGGCCTCGACGTCGGCCGCGCTATCCGACAGATCGATCGTGTTCTGGTAGCTCTTGCTCATCTTCCGGTTGTCGAGACCGGGCAGACGCGGGAAGTTGGTGAGCAGGGCCTGCGGCTCCACGAAGATCGGGCCGTGCATATGGTGCACGCGTCGCACCACCTCTCGCGACAGTTCGAGGTGCGGCACCTGGTCCTCGCCCACCGGCACGTAGTGCGCGTCGTAGATGATGACGTCGGCCGTCTGCAGCAGCGGATACCCGAGAAATCCGTACGTCGACAGATCCTTCTCGGTGAGCTGATCCTGCTGCTCCTTGTACGTGGGCACGCGCTCCAGCCACGGAATCGGGATCATCATCGACAGCAGCAGGTGCAGTTCCGCGTGCTCGGGCACGAGCGACTGCACGAAGATCGTCGATCGCTCCGGATCGACGCCCGCCGCAATCCAGTCCGTGACGTTGTCGATCACATAGCCGGGCAGCTTGCTCGTATCGGCGTAGTCGGTGGTCAGCGCGTGCCAGTCGGCCGCGAAATAGAAGCAGTCGTACTGCTCCTGCAGGCTGGTCCAGTTCCGCAGGGCGCCCACGAGGTGCCCCAGATGCAACTTGCCGGTCGGGCGCATGCCCGACACCACACGCTTGGTCACGACAGCAATCCGACGAGGAAACGAGTCGGCGGGACGATCAGGGCACTCAGCGTGCCCGTGAGGATCAGCCCGTAGAGGATGAAGATGCCGAACGGCCGAATCCGATCCCATTGATGCGCCAGCCTTGCCGGCAACATCGCCGCGACGACGTTGCTGCCGTCGAGGGGAGGGACGGGGATCATGTTGAACACGGCCAGCAGGATGTTGATCCGGAAGAACGCGTAGAAGAACTGCCCCAGCGGCTCCACCACCGCCAGCGTGCCCGCCGTGAGCGGCAGGAACGGCAGCGCGCGCAGCGCCAGACTCGCGATCACCGCCAGCAGCAGGTTGCTCGCCGGCCCAGCCAGCGCGATCCACATGAAGTCGCGCCTGAAGTGGCGCAGGTGCCGGCCATCGACGGGCACGGGCTTCGCCCAGCCGATGATCGGCGCGTTCATGGTGAACGCCACCAGCGGCAGCAGGACCGTCCCGACGGGGTCGATGTGGACGAGCGGGTTCAGCGAGAGCCGGCCGAGGAGGCGCGCGGTGGGATCGCCCAGGCGCGACGCGGCCCATGCGTGCGCGGCTTCGTGCACGGTGAGGGCCAGGAGCAGCCCGATGAACGTCAGGACAATGGTTCCGATTTCCACGACGGCAAAGACCCCATAGGGTACCAGCAGCGAGCAGGACGCGTCAGGTGCCGCTGGCGAAATGGCGGAGGATGGCGTCGGCCACCCGCGCGCCGACCACCGTGGTGAGTTCCTCCCGGCTGGCGCGTCGCACGCCGGCCAGACTGCCGAACGCCGTCAGCAGCTGCTTGCGCCGGCGCGGGCCGACCTGGGCGATGTCGTCGAGTTCGGACCGGAGATCCCTGTTGGTCCGCGCGGCGCGATGGAACGTGACGGCGAAGCGGTGCGCCTCGTCGCGGATGCGCTGGAGCAGGCGGAGCGCGGGCGTCCCGTCACCGAAGGCGATGGGGTCCTCGCTGTCGCGCGTGAAGACGAGTTCCTCCTGCTTGGCCAACCCCACGGCCACGAGGTGGTCGAGTCCAAGCCCCTCGAGCGCCTCGTACGCCGCGTTGAGCTGCCCTTTCCCACCGTCGATCACAATCAGGTCCGGCCACGGCCCATCGTCCTCGGCCACTTTCCTGTACCGCCGCGACACCACCTGGTGCATGGCCGCGAAATCGTCAAGAAACCGGCAATCGGCAACCGGCAACCGGCAACCGGCCTCCAGGGACGCATTCTCGGCATTTCCGGCATTGCTTTCCGGTTGCCCGTTGCCGGTTGTCGGTTCCTTGCCGGTTGCCGGAGGCTGTCCGCTATCCGGTTGCCGGTTGCCCGTTGCCGGTTGCCGAATTCTGAACTTCCGATACTCCGACCGCTTCATGCGGCCGTCCTGGCAGACGACCATGGACGCGACGGTCTCCGCGCCCTGCAGGGTTGAGATGTCGAAGCAGTCGATGCGGCGCGGCAGCGCGGGCAGGCCGAGCGCGGCCTGCACCGTTTCGAGCGCTTCGTAGTGCGCGGCGCCGTCGGCGTTGAAACGCGCGTCGTAGGACAGCGACGCGTTCCGTTCGGCGAGGTCGAGGAGCGCACGTTTGTCGCCACGCTGCGGCACGCTCAGCGTGACCTGGCGTCCGGCGCGAGCCGACAGCCACTCCGCGAGCAGGTCCATGTCGGGCAGCGTCCGCGGGACGATCACTTCCGGTGGCGGCGCATGGTCGGCGTAGAGGTGCGTCAGCGCGCGCTCCAGCAGGTCCTCCATCCGCGCGTCACGTGCCTGGTCCGCGTTCGTCACGAGCTCGACGCGATCGACGACGCGGCCGGAGCGGACCTGGAAGGCCTGAACGACGGCGCCACCTGGTCCGAGCTTCGCGCCGATGGCGTCGCGATCGCCCAGGCGCGGCGTGGCCATCTTCTGCTGGCGATCGCGCAGGGTTTCGAGCGTGCGAATCGTGTCGCGCAGCTGCGCGGCCTGCTCGTACCGCTCCTCGTCGGCCGCGGCGTACATCCGCGACTCGAGGTCCTCGATCAGCTCGTCGCTCCGGCCCTCGAGGAGGAGCCGCGCATCGCGCACCGCATGACCGTACTGCTCCGCCGTGCAGATCGACGCGACGCACGGCGCGAGGCACCGCTTGATGTCGTACTCGAGACACGGACGACCGCGCTGGCCCGTGATCACTTCGCGGCACGATCGGATCCCGAACAGTTTGTGCGACAGATTGCGCGTCTGCCACGCCAGCGACGCCGGCATGAACGGGCCGGCGTAGTAGTCGCCATCGTTGGCCACCCGCCGCACCACCGACACGCGCGGGAACGCCTCGGACTCGCTCAGCCGGAGGTAGGGATACGTCTTGTCGTCGCGCAGCTTGATGTTGTACTTCGGCGACCGTTCCTTGATCAGGTTGTTCTCGAGCGCCAGCGCCTCGACCACCGAGTCGGTGACGATGACGTCGAGGCCGTGCGTTTCGTCGAGGAGGGCCTCGGTCTTCGGTGAGGTGCCGCGGGCACCGAGGTAGCTGCGCACCCGGTCGCGCAGCGCGCGGGCCTTGCCCACGTAGATGGTGTCTCCCGCCTGGTTGCGGTAGAGATAGACGCCGGGCTGTTCGGGCAGACGCGCGATCTGGGCTTTGAGGTCTTCTATCGCCATGCGTCTTCCCTGTCGAGTTGCAGGAGGCGACCCGGACCCTCCATTATAAGCGGCGGGCACATGACCTTCACGAGCGCCGTTGGCGCGATCTTCTGGTTCCCGCTGAGCGCCATCATCCGCCTCTGCGTGGCGCTGCGCATCCACCCGAACGTCCTGACGTTCATCGGCGTCTGCATCAATCTCGCCGGGGCGTGGGCGCTGGCGCTCGGACGGTTCTTCCTCGCCGGCCTCATCATCGTCGCCGCCAACATCTTCGATTACATCGACGGCAAGGTGGCACACCAGACGGGCACGGCCAGCGCGTTCGGCGGGTTCTGGGACTCGGTGATGGACAGGTTCTCGGACCTGGCGCTGTTTCTCGGGCTCGTCTACCTGTACGCGTCGCTGCAGCGCGCCGACTACGTGCTCGTGACGGCGCTGGCGATGACCTTCACGGTCCTCACGAGCTACACCCGGGCCAGAGCCGAGTCGCTCATCGACAAGTGCAAGGTGGGCTTCATGGAGCGTCCGGAGCGCATCGTGCTGTTCATGATCGGCGCGTTCACCAATCGCATGGCGGCCGTGCTCTGGGTCATCCTCGTGCTGTCGGCGCTGACGGTGGCCGGCCGCATCTACCACACATGGCGTGAGCTCGAAGCTCGGAAGGTGGCGGCATGAGCGAACCTCGGGTGCCGATCGAAGAACGCCTGCCCCTGCCGCTGCTGGCCGTCTGGCGCGTCTTCTACTGGACGTACGAACGCACCACGATTCCGTACGACCTCATGGTCCTGGCCATCCTCGCCTTCGTGTGGCTGACCCCACCTGACTGGCTGGGCGACCCGATGGCCCGAGGGATGGGTCTGCTGGGCTGGATCCTCGAGCCCTGACGCTTCCCGGTCGCCGCCGTGCCAGACACCCTGCTCTCGCGCGTACTGCTGGTCCTCGGCGCAGGGTTTCTCGTGGCCAACGTGCGCATCCTCGTGGACGTCGTGCGCTTCCTGCGCATGCGCTCGCGAGCCCTGCTCACGTGGCCCTGCCCCACTCCACGCTATTACGGTCTCTCGCTCGCCATGGCCGCCATGCTCGGCATGGTGCTCATCTTCAAGCTGTTGTACCTGCGCCTCCCGCCAACGGCCGTCTTCGGCGAAGCGATGATGCTCACCTACTACGGGTATCTCGTCCCGCTGAGCATCAGGATCGGCCGCGGCTTCTATCAGGACGGCGTGTGGGTGGACAGCGGCTTCCTGCCCTACCACGAGATCGGCGGACTGACGTGGCGCGAAGGTGAGGATCAGCTGACGCTCGTTCTCATCCCGCGCATGAAGCAGGTGGCGCGCACGCTCGCGGTGCCCACCGAGTTCTACGGCGCCACCCGCCGCCTGCTGCGCGACAAGATCGCACACCACGACATCGACTTCTGGGGCAAATCTCTCGACCTCGGCGCGCACGACGACAGGGACGACGCGTGAGCGGAGACACGGGCTTCCACCTTCGCCCGTCTGGCTACGGCGGACAGGTCAGCCCGTGGCGCACGGTCAACGCGTGGCGTCGCCTGCCGCGTGTTGCGCGCGGCGGGCGTGGAACGCCTCGAAGTTCGCCTGCTCCCACTCGGCGCGCAGCGCGTCTGCGGATGCGGCGGTCCTGTGCTTGTAGACCCCTGGCGGGAAGTGGGGTCGGGCGATCCGATCCGCGAGCGTCCACGTCGCGCGAATCGCGCGGAACAGTCGCGGATCGCCCGGCGGCAGCCAGTTCGCGCGTTCCATGTCGCCGACGTGCCTGAACTTGTCGACCGGCATCACTCGTCGTCCAATCCGAAGTGGTGTCGCACGCGTGTAGCCGCCGGATTCCATCCGGCGGGCGGGCATCACTGACTGCCGGACAAAGTCCGGCAGCTACGTGTTGCAGAGAGCCTGGCAGCTACGTGTCGCTTGACGTGAGGCAGACATCGCCTGACGATGGGCCGCGATGCGGACACAGTGGTTGTGCCTCTCGAGTGCTGCCTTCCTCGTGGCGATCGGTCTGGCGCTCACGTTCATGCCGCAGGAACTGCTCGCGCAGGTCGGCGAGCGGGCAACGGGCCCTGTCGTGCTCCTCGCGCGGTTGACCGGCGCGATGGCACTGGCGTTCGCGTGGCTCGACTGGCTCGCGCGCAACCAGCGCATCGGCGGCATCTATCAGCGACCGCTGGTGCTGGCCAACCTGCTCCACTTCATGATGGGCAGCCTCACGCTGCTGCGCCTCTCGACCGCGGGCGACCTCGGGTCGTACGCCTTCGTGCTCCTCGTGCCCTACGCCGTGCTCGCGCTGTGGTGGGGCATCACGATGACGACGTCGCCGGTGTAACAGGTACGACACCGGGCCGGGCGCGGAGAGCCGGCCCTCGCCGACCGCCTCACCGCTGACGCCCCTATGGCGTATCGATGATTCGACATCGCCGGTACGCGGCCATAATCATGCGCGATGACAGATGGCCGCGCCCCTCAGGATGACGCCGAGACGGTCGCCGCACACGACGCGGTACCACAACGGCGCGCGTTCCTGCGCGCGGCGATCGCCGCCGCGATAGCCGCCGGCGTCTCTGGCATGCCGGGCGCCACGGTCGATGCCGCCTTCGCGCAGGACGCCAGCGACGCCGAGATCGACGCGCTGGCCACGCATCTGGCGAACGCCCCCGTGGCGCTCCAGTTCCTCGATCTCCTCGGGACGCTGAACTTCGCCGACGCCATGGGCGGCATCGCCCTGCAGGATGACTCCTACGTCTCGCGCTTGCTTCAGCGCCTCGACGGGCTCGTCGGCCTGACGACATCCTCCGAGAGCCACGACGTGGGCCACGCCCATGCGCACACGTTCCCGCTCGCGAACCTGATCCTCGCCGCGGTGATGAACGTCGTGCGCCTCACCGGTTTCGGCCCCGACGTGCGGCATCGCACGCTCCACGAGATCGAGACGACGCTGGTCGGCGTGGCCCTGCTCATGGGTCTCACGAGCGTGGCGCGCGGCATCGTCTCGAGCGAGATGACGGCGATGCACATGGCCGAGGCCGACGACACGAGCATCAGCACGGATCCCGAGGAGACCATCGCCAGCAGCATCGTGCAGCTCACACTGCTGGCCGCCGCCACGCAGATCCCCCTCAGCTCCTTCGGCAACGCCGCCATCGGCAACGAGGAGTTCCGCGAGGTGCGGCTGGCGTTCAGGACCATCTACGAGCGATTCCTTCCGCCCGAGCGCGAGGACCTGACGCGCGACGATCTCGTCGCGCACGTGCGACAGACACTCGCCCGGAGCGACAACCCCGTCGTGAACCGGCGCGTCGAAGCGCTGCTGGCGGCCCAGGGGTTCCACGGTCGCGCAGAGCTGGCGGCCGGACTCCTGCGCGCATCGACCGATCACACGCACGACCTGATGACGCTGCTCATGGCGACCGCCTGTGACGATGCGCAAGCCGCACTCGGGGATCCGGGGCCGCTCGTCGGGCTGTATCAGACGTACGGCCTGGACTTCCTGCAGGCGCTGCCGTCGCTCGTGCCCTACACGGTGCTCATCGGATTCGAGCGGGCCACGTTCGCCGCGCGGCGGGCGGGCATCCAGCGTCCGCTCTACACACGCGCGCGTGGCGTCTACATCAAGAACTTCCTCAGGGAGACGTGGCGGAACCTGATCGTCTATTTCGCCACGGTGGCCCCCGAGGTCTCGGCCAAGGTAGCTGGTACGCGACGGTCGCGCACCACGACGAAAGCCGTGGAAGGCGTGGGCGTGAACTTCTCGATCCTGGAGCAGGTGCTCTCGGACATCGAGGCCCTGATCACGTCTGCTGTCGATCCGTTCCTCAGCGACACGGTGCTCGACACGCGGAAGACGCGCGAAGCGGTCGGCGAACTGCAGGAGGCGGTGCGCCGATTCCACGAGTCTGTCGGCCGCACGGCAGTCCAACGTCTCTTCGCGCCCCGGACTGACGGGCCCGCGCAGGAGGTGACCGTCACGCGGGCGGAGGTCTTCGCGCAACAGGACCGCAACGTCGGCGAGAAGGCGTCGGGCAAGGCGCCGTATCCGTATCGGAGAGACGAGGCCGTACAGAATCTGAAGGATCTGCAGATCCGGCTGGCGTCGATCGTGGACGAGGCAGGACTGGACAGGTTCGTCGCGGAACTGCGCGACATCAGACAGAACATCGGCCCGCAACTGGAAGAGGAGATCCGACAGGAACTGGCGCGCAGCGGCGAGACGCCGACGGTCATGACCGCGCTGAACGTGCTGCGGCGCAACCCGAAGGTCCGTCAGCTCCTCGACGTCAACTACTGGCACGCCCGTGTCGGGCCGGCACTGACAGACACGATGTTCGTCGTCTTCCTCCAGGGCCTGCACCTGCCGTTCCTGCTGGCGACATCGGAGCGCGCGATGTATGCGGCCGACTGGTTCACGGCCATGCCGCTGCGATCGCGCGAGGTCGTGTCGGTGCTCTACAACAACGCGATTGGCATGTTCGCCGACAACTGGGCCGACTGTGTCGCGCACGCCACGTGGCTGACCGACATGTACCTCGGCGAGCTCGACACGCAGATGCGGACCCTGGCGCGTACGTATCCCGAGATCGACGTGGCCAGACGCGCCGGTCACTTCGCCGACGATCCGACCCGCATCATCCCGGAGCGATTCACGGCGAGGGTCGAGCAGACCACGGTCCTGTTCGGCACGCTGCAGCGCCGATATCCGGCCGACGCCGATACGCTGGAGGCTGCGCTGCGCTCGTACCTCGATGCCGCGCAGGACTACTACTTCAAGTCGATGCTCATCGCGATGACGATCTCGGTGGTGGGGGCCGGCAAGTCGCTGCCGGGCGACTCCACGCACTTCACCTTCGCGGCCGGCGAAACGGACTTCACGCTGGCGGTGACGCTGAAGGACTTCAAGCGCCACCCGCTCTATCACG
Proteins encoded in this region:
- a CDS encoding nucleotidyl transferase AbiEii/AbiGii toxin family protein gives rise to the protein MTTFTPHVEILPAAQRRLWDEFRASLPASFVLYGGTALALRTASRQSEDFDFFTNAPVDAHTLQATCHFLAGAELIQAAPSTATFLVDRGGPVKVSWFGGLVLGRVGEPSVSSDTDVRVASLLDLAAQKVRVVQVRAERKDYLDLATLLAHGITLPLALGAATALYPDFAPLVSLKALSYFGDGDLADLPDAVKRTLSTAAERVRVIDDVPRLSDTLM
- a CDS encoding rRNA pseudouridine synthase, yielding MTAQRLQKILSASGVASRRVAETLIAEGRVRVNGQVVSELGAKADPDADRIDVDGRRLHTAVAKRYLLLYKPVNYVTTRSDPQRRPTVLTLLGDAGQGLYPVGRLDFDSEGLILLTNDGELADRLTHPRHEVPRVYEVRVFGVPSREVLTRLETGVPLDGRRTAPAKVHVIESFTKKSGEQSLLQIVIHEGRNRQVRRMCQAVGLPVITLARTGIGTLTDRRMKPGMYRELRPAEVQQLRADAGLAPGPAPARTRTSTAPQPGVQFGHAKTPSGIPRTRGGKPRTTKKITLREASRAGRTKARQK
- the scpB gene encoding SMC-Scp complex subunit ScpB — translated: MSDEQTPDVNVEDAVIEIEPPAEEAGPFEPIVGDLQDPELFDPDEVANAPRAPHPLKPVVEALIFASPEPLTLKAMGRLLDDQPREDIQAALAEVRESYGRSDGLQLVEVAGGYQIVTRPELYEWVRRLFKERTTSKLSVQALETLAVIAYKQPVTSGEIAEIRGVSATTGVLNTLLDRKLVKIVGRKQVVGRPFMYGTTREFLDKFGLRDLSDLPKVEDMSEALGFDLPSPVDEDESVSLPFDDAPPVEPLLFEESELQAAAMPAADVADDSVAIDADEAVDAPPDEDR
- a CDS encoding segregation/condensation protein A, producing MDSGLERFPVKLEVFEGPLDLLLHLIRKHELDIYDIPIALITRQYLDYIGLMEELQLDVAGDFLVMAATLIHIKSRSLLPRPAPEQEEPEEDPRDALVRRLVEHQKFKAAAELLHDKETVRSAQWARPDERIALLAGEGLDKEPELEVDLFSLMTAFKAVVERARQRPAVYLPMEQMPLEVRIEQLMVRLAGVEALGFEELFDDVAGRGDLIVTFLAILEMIRLKVLRVFQSGSGGPIRVYRRDRPADAPRPIEHHEPAAPPQGTPGSQS
- the trpS gene encoding tryptophan--tRNA ligase, with protein sequence MGSDSAVRHLHPLRADPHGHAECPDRPADSFPRRIAVVTKRVVSGMRPTGKLHLGHLVGALRNWTSLQEQYDCFYFAADWHALTTDYADTSKLPGYVIDNVTDWIAAGVDPERSTIFVQSLVPEHAELHLLLSMMIPIPWLERVPTYKEQQDQLTEKDLSTYGFLGYPLLQTADVIIYDAHYVPVGEDQVPHLELSREVVRRVHHMHGPIFVEPQALLTNFPRLPGLDNRKMSKSYQNTIDLSDSAADVEAKVRQMYTDPKRVRADIPGTVEGNPVFIYHDAFNPDRDEVEDLKTRYREGRVGDVEVKKKLARALNAAMDPLRERRADLAANPERVREIIHEGSRKARAVAVETMRRVRDTLHLAY
- a CDS encoding site-2 protease family protein; amino-acid sequence: MEIGTIVLTFIGLLLALTVHEAAHAWAASRLGDPTARLLGRLSLNPLVHIDPVGTVLLPLVAFTMNAPIIGWAKPVPVDGRHLRHFRRDFMWIALAGPASNLLLAVIASLALRALPFLPLTAGTLAVVEPLGQFFYAFFRINILLAVFNMIPVPPLDGSNVVAAMLPARLAHQWDRIRPFGIFILYGLILTGTLSALIVPPTRFLVGLLS
- the uvrC gene encoding excinuclease ABC subunit UvrC, coding for MAIEDLKAQIARLPEQPGVYLYRNQAGDTIYVGKARALRDRVRSYLGARGTSPKTEALLDETHGLDVIVTDSVVEALALENNLIKERSPKYNIKLRDDKTYPYLRLSESEAFPRVSVVRRVANDGDYYAGPFMPASLAWQTRNLSHKLFGIRSCREVITGQRGRPCLEYDIKRCLAPCVASICTAEQYGHAVRDARLLLEGRSDELIEDLESRMYAAADEERYEQAAQLRDTIRTLETLRDRQQKMATPRLGDRDAIGAKLGPGGAVVQAFQVRSGRVVDRVELVTNADQARDARMEDLLERALTHLYADHAPPPEVIVPRTLPDMDLLAEWLSARAGRQVTLSVPQRGDKRALLDLAERNASLSYDARFNADGAAHYEALETVQAALGLPALPRRIDCFDISTLQGAETVASMVVCQDGRMKRSEYRKFRIRQPATGNRQPDSGQPPATGKEPTTGNGQPESNAGNAENASLEAGCRLPVADCRFLDDFAAMHQVVSRRYRKVAEDDGPWPDLIVIDGGKGQLNAAYEALEGLGLDHLVAVGLAKQEELVFTRDSEDPIAFGDGTPALRLLQRIRDEAHRFAVTFHRAARTNRDLRSELDDIAQVGPRRRKQLLTAFGSLAGVRRASREELTTVVGARVADAILRHFASGT
- a CDS encoding CDP-alcohol phosphatidyltransferase family protein, whose amino-acid sequence is MTFTSAVGAIFWFPLSAIIRLCVALRIHPNVLTFIGVCINLAGAWALALGRFFLAGLIIVAANIFDYIDGKVAHQTGTASAFGGFWDSVMDRFSDLALFLGLVYLYASLQRADYVLVTALAMTFTVLTSYTRARAESLIDKCKVGFMERPERIVLFMIGAFTNRMAAVLWVILVLSALTVAGRIYHTWRELEARKVAA